The Bradysia coprophila strain Holo2 chromosome X unlocalized genomic scaffold, BU_Bcop_v1 contig_12, whole genome shotgun sequence genome window below encodes:
- the LOC119067344 gene encoding disintegrin and metalloproteinase domain-containing protein 12 isoform X2: MLQDNVILHSSEEFYKHEIIKPSLQHGRHKRDIVDTRLENGFHADELILRYKDVIIDLKLNDNLIPQGHFMRYQLPNGTDVVQHFTKTDIDLCHYKGTIRNNVESHVAISTCDGIKGVIFDGDETYYIDTKHNGNISDEHFLYRHSDRKANQTQRMPCGFEKHHHSVPEASPASLHDSAIKQTLRYKRSADTVIRGPYNANRHSSFVELVLVVDNKVYKSLGENLKKVHSHCKDIANIMNALYVPLNIFIALVGIVVWNENNEAELSSDGDKTLKNFLKYRREVLVTKHPNDNAQLLTKEQFEGGVVGKALKGPICTYEYSGGVSMDHSQIVSVVATTVAHEMGHNFGMEHDTPDCKCKEDRCIMSASSSSVAPFHWSSCSIDQLNLAFHRGMNYCLRNKPTQLFDIDSPQCGNGFVEPGEQCDCGLPDFCQNSCCNPNTCMLHSNASCATGECCDLTTCHPRTAGTVCRTADGECDLPEYCTGESEYCPPNYFKRDTELCDGGKAYCYEGSCQSHTDQCKLLWGPSGHSMEECYIKNLEGTRHGNCGYDRLNSTYRNCSREDIMCGLLQCRHLNEILEFGMESVALLSHSFITHKKQVIPCRTAIIDLGLQSVDPGLTPNGAICGDGKMCIRQKCLSIVSLRASGIGLDCPENCNGHGTCDNKGHCHCDNGFAPPTCSTPGHGGSGYSGPAANPNEGSGFVRIMYVFFLGVVPFLILASLFLYYWKQNKPFFMSKTPNLFKSSNTSAQNRSGSGNGGHSSTSPAAGKTSTPSSTDDMNSSLLKSGENVDSNGVNNNIPYGRFKGYTLKPLPISRTPQINAPNVAFVHPVSKIVSETTNVPNGAPNRIAPPVPKPPNIARSQTQIKPVKPIVNRSNSVLPSKYSSEVAPALPPMNPGATARPLISSPILEASTCSAKELISPLRHNAEKYADKVPVRPAPSVPIQPTTITDTNTNQSRIDVVQNLKKAKDGTIKRIALLLKKDEKAAGASILSRNPSKSLDREKLRNIQISAPITADLSSDGEQEPERSFVNRTQSMRDPSNAVVKRPTIQTFGSMRQPGSVKRPGSIVGSRPKSPPPPRPPAPSTGQPNVQPGTKVCNEYDSCEAVEAPLAQIVESSPTNSDNIYAVIEEYQSPAKIPIPVEKADSSGIGLLSEIVNEIENRNLDSIYSVTTLNRKKSTDTDPVATYANTSDFADSSANEYINLTPSTTSSGYLRPTSINAPIARVSPVKPSDLPTKPVTNNLSSFGKKDVDSNGGSGGSDGNKKIIKKQSSDAASKPPSANKTTAVAPTQVHFNRTKTPPNIQTNSIRKRSPSPTTQSASNKKPITNAVKSTPSTKANVKPKTPAKPSAINSNEPSLHKPKWQTTNSKDRTVGGVTTAGANFKTNSAKSNVASLQQKFESAGCSNIATLK, from the exons ATGTTGCAAG ataacgTTATACTTCACTCGTCAGAGGAGTTTTATAaacatgaaataattaaaCCATCATTGCAACATGGCCGTCATAAAAGAGATATTGTCGATACGCGGCTAGAG AATGGATTCCATGCCGATGAATTAATACTACGTTATAAAGATGTGATAATAgacttaaaattaaatgataaTTTAATTCCCCAAGGTCATTTTATGAGATACCAATTACCGAATGGTACTGATGTTGTTCAACATTTTACTAAGACTGACATAGACTTGTGCCATTATAAA GGGACAATTAGAAACAATGTAGAATCGCACGTGGCGATTTCCACATGTGACGGTATTAAAGGCGTAATATTTGATGGCGACGAAACGTATTATATTGATACGAAGCATAATGGCAACATAAGTGACGAGCATTTTTTGTACAG ACACTCCGATAGGAAAGCGAATCAGACACAAAGAATGCCTTGTGGATTTGAAAAACACCACCATAGTGTACCGGAAGCATCACCAGCGTCGCTTCACGATTCAGCCATAAAACAAACTTTGAGG TACAAACGATCAGCTGATACAGTCATACGAGGACCATACAACGCAAACAGACATTCCTCATTCGTAGAACTAGTTTTAGTCGTAGATAACAAAGTTTACAAGAGTTTAGGCGAAAATCTTAAGAAGGTGCACAGCCACTGCAAAGACATTGCGAATATTATGAATGCT CTGTACGTAccgttaaacatttttattgcctTGGTTGGTATTGTTGTGTGGAACGAAAATAATGAAGCCGAGCTGTCCAGTGACGGTGACAAAACGCTgaagaatttcttgaaatacCGTCGCGAAGTTCTGGTGACTAAGCATCCCAACGACAACGCTCAACTGCTGACGAAAGAACAGTTTGAGGGAGGTGTTGTAG GAAAAGCATTAAAAGGCCCAATTTGTACTTATGAATATTCGGGTGGAGTTTCGATGGATCACAGTCAAATCGTAAGCGTTGTAGCGACAACCGTTGCACATGAAATGGGACATAATTTCGGCATGGAGCATGATACACCGGATTGTAAATGCAAAGAGGATCGATGCATTATGTCGGCATCCAGTTCAAGTGTAGCGCCATTTCATTGGAGTTCGTGCAGCATTGATCAGCTGAACCTGGCCTTCCATCGCGGAATGAATTATTGTTTGAG GAACAAACCGACACAACTATTTGACATCGATTCACCGCAGTGTGGTAATGGTTTCGTCGAACCGGGTGAACAATGCGACTGTGGACTGCCCGACTTCTGTCAAAACTCTTGCTGCAATCCGAACACCTGTATGCTTCATTCGAATGCTTCATGTGCGACTGGCGAATGCTGCGATCTGACCACATGCCATCCGCGTACTGCTGGAACAGTATGCCGAACGGCCGATGGGGAATGTGATTTGCCAGAATACTGCACCGGAGAGTCCGAATACTGCCCGCCAAACTATTTCAAACGCGACACTGAACTATGTGACGGTGGCAAAGCTTATTGCTACGAGGGTTCATGTCAATCGCACACGGACCAATGTAAATTGTTGTGGGGCCCATCCGGACACTCGATGGAGGAGTGTTACATCAAAAATTTGGAGGGAACGCGGCACGGAAATTGTGGCTACGATCGTTTGAACAGCACGTATCGAAATTGCTCCAGAGAAGACATTATGTGCGGTCTGCTACAGTGTCGCCACTTAAATGAAATACTGGAATTCGGCATGGAATCGGTGGCACTGCTGTCACATAGTTTCATAACGCACAAGAAGCAAGTGATTCCCTGTCGAACGGCCATCATCGATTTGGGACTGCAGAGTGTCGATCCCGGACTGACACCGAATGGTGCCATTTGCGGTGATGGTAAAATGTGCATACGACAGAAGTGTTTGTCGATCGTAAGTTTGCGGGCCAGTGGCATTGGTCTGGATTGCCCGGAAAATTGTAATGGACATGGTACATGCGACAATAAAGGTCACTGTCATTGTGATAATGGCTTTGCACCACCGACATGCTCGACGCCTGGACATGGCGGATCCGGTTACAGTGGACCAGCCGCTAATCCGAATG AGGGCAGTGGCTTCGTGCGCATCATGTACGTGTTCTTCCTGGGCGTGGTGCCGTTCCTCATACTGGCATCGTTGTTCCTGTATTATTGGAAACAGAATAAGCCGTTTTTCATGAGCAAAACGCCAAACTT GTTCAAATCGAGTAACACATCAGCGCAAAATCGATCCGGCAGCGGCAATGGAGGACATTCGTCAACATCGCCAGCAGCTGGAAAAACATCTACACCAAGTAGCACCGACGACATGAATTCGTCACTACTGAAGTCCGGCGAAAATGTCGATTCGAATGGAGTGAACAACAACATTCCGTATGGACGTTTCAAGGGGTACACGCTGAAACCACTGCCAATATCACGAACGCCACAAATTAACGCACCGAATGTGGCATTTGTTCATCCAGTTTCGAAAATAGTAAGTGAAACTACAAATGTACCGAACGGTGCTCCGAATCGCATCGCACCACCGGTACCGAAACCACCAAATATTGCACGCAGTCAAACTCAAATTAAGCCCGTTAAACCAATCGTCAACCGTTCCAATTCCGTATTACCATCAAAATATTCATCTGAAGTTGCACCAGCTTTGCCGCCGATGAATCCAGGCGCTACTGCCCGACCACTCATCTCAAGTCCAATACTTGAAGCTTCGACTTGCTCTGCAAAGGAATTAATTTCACCATTGCGTCACAATGCGGAAAAATATGCAGATAAAGTTCCTGTACGCCCCGCTCCGAGCGTACCAATTCAACCAACGACAATCACAGACACCAATACGAATCAATCGCGTATTGATGTCGtccaaaatttgaagaaagcAAAAGACGGAACGATAAAGAGAATTGCTTTGCTTTTGAAGAAAGATGAGAAAGCAGCCGGTGCGTCAATCTTGTCAAGAAATCCGTCCAAATCGCTGGATAGAGAGAAACtgcgaaatattcaaatatctGCACCGATAACGGCCGATTTGTCATCGGATGGTGAACAGGAACCGGAACGATCGTTTGTTAACCGCACACAAAGTATGCGTGATCCATCCAACGCAGTTGTCAAGCGACCAACTATTCAAACATTCGGATCGATGCGACAACCGGGATCGGTTAAGCGGCCAGGAAGTATTGTCGGTTCCAGACCGAAAAGTCCACCGCCTCCACGACCACCTGCACCGTCCACAGGTCAACCGAACGTTCAGCCTGGAACAAAGGTTTGTAACGAATATGATTCGTGTGAAGCTGTTGAAGCTCCACTTGCGCAAATTGTCGAATCATCACCGACCAACTCTGACAATATTTACGCAGTCATTGAAGAGTATCAGAGTCCAGCTAAAATTCCGATACCCGTTGAAAAGGCTGATAGCTCTGGAATCGGACTGCTCAGCGAAATTgtaaacgaaattgaaaatcgaaatctTGATTCGATCTATTCGGTGACCACACTGAATCGGAAGAAATCAACGGACACGGACCCCGTTGCTACTTATGCAAATACCTCAGATTTCGCGGACTCTTCTGCGAATGAATACATCAACTTAACGCCGAGCACAACATCCAGCGGATACTTAAGGCCCACTTCAATAAACGCACCCATTGCCCGGGTGTCACCTGTGAAACCATCCGATTTACCGACAAAGCCTGttacaaataatttaagtAGTTTCGGGAAAAAAGATGTTGATAGCAACGGCGGAAGTGGCGGCAgcgatggaaataaaaaaataatcaaaaagcAATCGTCCGACGCGGCCAGTAAACCACCGTCCGCCAATAAAACCACAGCCGTTGCACCCACTCAGGTGCATTTTAACCGAACTAAAACACCGCCCAACATTCAAACGAATTCGATTCGAAAACGTAGTCCATCACCGACCACACAATCAGCCAGTAACAAGAAACCGATCACAAACGCAGTTAAGTCCACACCAAGCACCAAAGCTAACGTTAAACCAAAAACTCCAGCCAAGCCATCAGCTATTAATTCGAACGAACCGAGTCTGCACAAACCGAAATGGCAGACGACAAACAGTAAGGATAGAACGGTCGGTGGCGTTACCACGGCTGGTGCTAATTTCAAGACAAATAGTGCAAAATCAAATGTTGCCTCGTTGCAACAGAAATTCGAAAGTGCCGGCTGCTCAAATATTGCAACACTCAAATAG
- the LOC119067344 gene encoding disintegrin and metalloproteinase domain-containing protein 12 isoform X1, which yields MAVIQTSDLYYDNLLNGNNNRGANNRILDVVENNNNNKSKLNLWTDSVRELFAFKCNGNNRKYNKWITTAIFVILLVPVYGHTNSRISKDNVILHSSEEFYKHEIIKPSLQHGRHKRDIVDTRLENGFHADELILRYKDVIIDLKLNDNLIPQGHFMRYQLPNGTDVVQHFTKTDIDLCHYKGTIRNNVESHVAISTCDGIKGVIFDGDETYYIDTKHNGNISDEHFLYRHSDRKANQTQRMPCGFEKHHHSVPEASPASLHDSAIKQTLRYKRSADTVIRGPYNANRHSSFVELVLVVDNKVYKSLGENLKKVHSHCKDIANIMNALYVPLNIFIALVGIVVWNENNEAELSSDGDKTLKNFLKYRREVLVTKHPNDNAQLLTKEQFEGGVVGKALKGPICTYEYSGGVSMDHSQIVSVVATTVAHEMGHNFGMEHDTPDCKCKEDRCIMSASSSSVAPFHWSSCSIDQLNLAFHRGMNYCLRNKPTQLFDIDSPQCGNGFVEPGEQCDCGLPDFCQNSCCNPNTCMLHSNASCATGECCDLTTCHPRTAGTVCRTADGECDLPEYCTGESEYCPPNYFKRDTELCDGGKAYCYEGSCQSHTDQCKLLWGPSGHSMEECYIKNLEGTRHGNCGYDRLNSTYRNCSREDIMCGLLQCRHLNEILEFGMESVALLSHSFITHKKQVIPCRTAIIDLGLQSVDPGLTPNGAICGDGKMCIRQKCLSIVSLRASGIGLDCPENCNGHGTCDNKGHCHCDNGFAPPTCSTPGHGGSGYSGPAANPNEGSGFVRIMYVFFLGVVPFLILASLFLYYWKQNKPFFMSKTPNLFKSSNTSAQNRSGSGNGGHSSTSPAAGKTSTPSSTDDMNSSLLKSGENVDSNGVNNNIPYGRFKGYTLKPLPISRTPQINAPNVAFVHPVSKIVSETTNVPNGAPNRIAPPVPKPPNIARSQTQIKPVKPIVNRSNSVLPSKYSSEVAPALPPMNPGATARPLISSPILEASTCSAKELISPLRHNAEKYADKVPVRPAPSVPIQPTTITDTNTNQSRIDVVQNLKKAKDGTIKRIALLLKKDEKAAGASILSRNPSKSLDREKLRNIQISAPITADLSSDGEQEPERSFVNRTQSMRDPSNAVVKRPTIQTFGSMRQPGSVKRPGSIVGSRPKSPPPPRPPAPSTGQPNVQPGTKVCNEYDSCEAVEAPLAQIVESSPTNSDNIYAVIEEYQSPAKIPIPVEKADSSGIGLLSEIVNEIENRNLDSIYSVTTLNRKKSTDTDPVATYANTSDFADSSANEYINLTPSTTSSGYLRPTSINAPIARVSPVKPSDLPTKPVTNNLSSFGKKDVDSNGGSGGSDGNKKIIKKQSSDAASKPPSANKTTAVAPTQVHFNRTKTPPNIQTNSIRKRSPSPTTQSASNKKPITNAVKSTPSTKANVKPKTPAKPSAINSNEPSLHKPKWQTTNSKDRTVGGVTTAGANFKTNSAKSNVASLQQKFESAGCSNIATLK from the exons ataacgTTATACTTCACTCGTCAGAGGAGTTTTATAaacatgaaataattaaaCCATCATTGCAACATGGCCGTCATAAAAGAGATATTGTCGATACGCGGCTAGAG AATGGATTCCATGCCGATGAATTAATACTACGTTATAAAGATGTGATAATAgacttaaaattaaatgataaTTTAATTCCCCAAGGTCATTTTATGAGATACCAATTACCGAATGGTACTGATGTTGTTCAACATTTTACTAAGACTGACATAGACTTGTGCCATTATAAA GGGACAATTAGAAACAATGTAGAATCGCACGTGGCGATTTCCACATGTGACGGTATTAAAGGCGTAATATTTGATGGCGACGAAACGTATTATATTGATACGAAGCATAATGGCAACATAAGTGACGAGCATTTTTTGTACAG ACACTCCGATAGGAAAGCGAATCAGACACAAAGAATGCCTTGTGGATTTGAAAAACACCACCATAGTGTACCGGAAGCATCACCAGCGTCGCTTCACGATTCAGCCATAAAACAAACTTTGAGG TACAAACGATCAGCTGATACAGTCATACGAGGACCATACAACGCAAACAGACATTCCTCATTCGTAGAACTAGTTTTAGTCGTAGATAACAAAGTTTACAAGAGTTTAGGCGAAAATCTTAAGAAGGTGCACAGCCACTGCAAAGACATTGCGAATATTATGAATGCT CTGTACGTAccgttaaacatttttattgcctTGGTTGGTATTGTTGTGTGGAACGAAAATAATGAAGCCGAGCTGTCCAGTGACGGTGACAAAACGCTgaagaatttcttgaaatacCGTCGCGAAGTTCTGGTGACTAAGCATCCCAACGACAACGCTCAACTGCTGACGAAAGAACAGTTTGAGGGAGGTGTTGTAG GAAAAGCATTAAAAGGCCCAATTTGTACTTATGAATATTCGGGTGGAGTTTCGATGGATCACAGTCAAATCGTAAGCGTTGTAGCGACAACCGTTGCACATGAAATGGGACATAATTTCGGCATGGAGCATGATACACCGGATTGTAAATGCAAAGAGGATCGATGCATTATGTCGGCATCCAGTTCAAGTGTAGCGCCATTTCATTGGAGTTCGTGCAGCATTGATCAGCTGAACCTGGCCTTCCATCGCGGAATGAATTATTGTTTGAG GAACAAACCGACACAACTATTTGACATCGATTCACCGCAGTGTGGTAATGGTTTCGTCGAACCGGGTGAACAATGCGACTGTGGACTGCCCGACTTCTGTCAAAACTCTTGCTGCAATCCGAACACCTGTATGCTTCATTCGAATGCTTCATGTGCGACTGGCGAATGCTGCGATCTGACCACATGCCATCCGCGTACTGCTGGAACAGTATGCCGAACGGCCGATGGGGAATGTGATTTGCCAGAATACTGCACCGGAGAGTCCGAATACTGCCCGCCAAACTATTTCAAACGCGACACTGAACTATGTGACGGTGGCAAAGCTTATTGCTACGAGGGTTCATGTCAATCGCACACGGACCAATGTAAATTGTTGTGGGGCCCATCCGGACACTCGATGGAGGAGTGTTACATCAAAAATTTGGAGGGAACGCGGCACGGAAATTGTGGCTACGATCGTTTGAACAGCACGTATCGAAATTGCTCCAGAGAAGACATTATGTGCGGTCTGCTACAGTGTCGCCACTTAAATGAAATACTGGAATTCGGCATGGAATCGGTGGCACTGCTGTCACATAGTTTCATAACGCACAAGAAGCAAGTGATTCCCTGTCGAACGGCCATCATCGATTTGGGACTGCAGAGTGTCGATCCCGGACTGACACCGAATGGTGCCATTTGCGGTGATGGTAAAATGTGCATACGACAGAAGTGTTTGTCGATCGTAAGTTTGCGGGCCAGTGGCATTGGTCTGGATTGCCCGGAAAATTGTAATGGACATGGTACATGCGACAATAAAGGTCACTGTCATTGTGATAATGGCTTTGCACCACCGACATGCTCGACGCCTGGACATGGCGGATCCGGTTACAGTGGACCAGCCGCTAATCCGAATG AGGGCAGTGGCTTCGTGCGCATCATGTACGTGTTCTTCCTGGGCGTGGTGCCGTTCCTCATACTGGCATCGTTGTTCCTGTATTATTGGAAACAGAATAAGCCGTTTTTCATGAGCAAAACGCCAAACTT GTTCAAATCGAGTAACACATCAGCGCAAAATCGATCCGGCAGCGGCAATGGAGGACATTCGTCAACATCGCCAGCAGCTGGAAAAACATCTACACCAAGTAGCACCGACGACATGAATTCGTCACTACTGAAGTCCGGCGAAAATGTCGATTCGAATGGAGTGAACAACAACATTCCGTATGGACGTTTCAAGGGGTACACGCTGAAACCACTGCCAATATCACGAACGCCACAAATTAACGCACCGAATGTGGCATTTGTTCATCCAGTTTCGAAAATAGTAAGTGAAACTACAAATGTACCGAACGGTGCTCCGAATCGCATCGCACCACCGGTACCGAAACCACCAAATATTGCACGCAGTCAAACTCAAATTAAGCCCGTTAAACCAATCGTCAACCGTTCCAATTCCGTATTACCATCAAAATATTCATCTGAAGTTGCACCAGCTTTGCCGCCGATGAATCCAGGCGCTACTGCCCGACCACTCATCTCAAGTCCAATACTTGAAGCTTCGACTTGCTCTGCAAAGGAATTAATTTCACCATTGCGTCACAATGCGGAAAAATATGCAGATAAAGTTCCTGTACGCCCCGCTCCGAGCGTACCAATTCAACCAACGACAATCACAGACACCAATACGAATCAATCGCGTATTGATGTCGtccaaaatttgaagaaagcAAAAGACGGAACGATAAAGAGAATTGCTTTGCTTTTGAAGAAAGATGAGAAAGCAGCCGGTGCGTCAATCTTGTCAAGAAATCCGTCCAAATCGCTGGATAGAGAGAAACtgcgaaatattcaaatatctGCACCGATAACGGCCGATTTGTCATCGGATGGTGAACAGGAACCGGAACGATCGTTTGTTAACCGCACACAAAGTATGCGTGATCCATCCAACGCAGTTGTCAAGCGACCAACTATTCAAACATTCGGATCGATGCGACAACCGGGATCGGTTAAGCGGCCAGGAAGTATTGTCGGTTCCAGACCGAAAAGTCCACCGCCTCCACGACCACCTGCACCGTCCACAGGTCAACCGAACGTTCAGCCTGGAACAAAGGTTTGTAACGAATATGATTCGTGTGAAGCTGTTGAAGCTCCACTTGCGCAAATTGTCGAATCATCACCGACCAACTCTGACAATATTTACGCAGTCATTGAAGAGTATCAGAGTCCAGCTAAAATTCCGATACCCGTTGAAAAGGCTGATAGCTCTGGAATCGGACTGCTCAGCGAAATTgtaaacgaaattgaaaatcgaaatctTGATTCGATCTATTCGGTGACCACACTGAATCGGAAGAAATCAACGGACACGGACCCCGTTGCTACTTATGCAAATACCTCAGATTTCGCGGACTCTTCTGCGAATGAATACATCAACTTAACGCCGAGCACAACATCCAGCGGATACTTAAGGCCCACTTCAATAAACGCACCCATTGCCCGGGTGTCACCTGTGAAACCATCCGATTTACCGACAAAGCCTGttacaaataatttaagtAGTTTCGGGAAAAAAGATGTTGATAGCAACGGCGGAAGTGGCGGCAgcgatggaaataaaaaaataatcaaaaagcAATCGTCCGACGCGGCCAGTAAACCACCGTCCGCCAATAAAACCACAGCCGTTGCACCCACTCAGGTGCATTTTAACCGAACTAAAACACCGCCCAACATTCAAACGAATTCGATTCGAAAACGTAGTCCATCACCGACCACACAATCAGCCAGTAACAAGAAACCGATCACAAACGCAGTTAAGTCCACACCAAGCACCAAAGCTAACGTTAAACCAAAAACTCCAGCCAAGCCATCAGCTATTAATTCGAACGAACCGAGTCTGCACAAACCGAAATGGCAGACGACAAACAGTAAGGATAGAACGGTCGGTGGCGTTACCACGGCTGGTGCTAATTTCAAGACAAATAGTGCAAAATCAAATGTTGCCTCGTTGCAACAGAAATTCGAAAGTGCCGGCTGCTCAAATATTGCAACACTCAAATAG
- the LOC119067345 gene encoding major royal jelly protein 1-like, whose protein sequence is MKMPTKTSSVVLLLILMLSKISTQQLVSLKQLAEWKELEFEFPSPNIRENAILNNGYIPGNSVPIDVDIDYRDHAASRVFVTIPRFTIGVPITLGTVTSKYGPNGPLIQAYPDYNWHSSHGRNCDGLTSVFRVAIDECRRLWILDSGRIGDNQLCAPQIVVFDLNTDLLIHRYKFPDNVYKPGVSLFITPVVDVRDPGPLGACANTMVYIADVNGFGVIVYDYRRNVAWRTQNKYFYPNPDNGTFTIRGESFDLMDGVLGMALSRKSPVPRAFGFHHTLASTPSIASDRYLFFHSLASITENRVALNVLDNQTAWNQNPDHSPRSFVKLGSRVSQSAAQAMDKNGNLFFGLMDPIGVACWDSSKPYTRNNMRLVTQNDEKLQFASGMKVVLNRKNKEELWVLTCSLQRVMTGSISSKVVNFRVQAIQIDELLSGSECTRAGIEMGSSISFPVY, encoded by the exons ATGAAAATGCCTACAAAGACTAGCTCTGTCGTTTTGCTGCTAATACTTATGCTGAGTAAAATATCGACGCAGCAACTAGTTTCGCTGAAGCAATTAGCCGAATGGAAGGAATTGGAATTTGAGTTTCCTTCCCCAAATATTCGAGAAAATGCCATTCTGAACAATGGCTACATACCGGGAAACTCTGTACCAATTGACGTAGATATCGATTATAGAG acCACGCAGCATCTAGAGTTTTTGTAACCATTCCTCGATTCACCATTGGCGTACCCATTACTCTGGGAACGGTGACTTCAAAGTATGGCCCCAACGGACCTTTAATACAGGCCTATCCTGATTATAACTGGCACAGTAGCCACGGTAGAAACTGTGATGGTTTAACATCTGTTTTTCGAGTAGCC ATCGATGAATGTCGGCGACTTTGGATATTGGACTCGGGAAGAATCGGCGATAATCAACTATGTGCACCACAAATTGTGGTGTTTGATTTGAACACAGATTTATTGATCCATCGATACAAATTTCCCGACAATGTTTACAAGCCAGGAGTGTCGCTGTTTATAACACCG GTTGTAGACGTCAGGGATCCCGGACCACTTGGAGCCTGTGCAAACACAATGGTATACATTGCTGATGTGAACGGGTTCGGTGTGATAGTTTATGACTATCGTCGAAATGTGGCTTGGAGAAcgcaaaacaaatatttctatCCGAATCCCGATAACGGAACGTTCACAATTAGAGGCGAAAGTTTCGATTTGATGGACGGTGTGCTAGGTATGGCATTGTCGCGTAAAAGTCCAGTTCCACGTGCCTTTGGCTTCCATCACACGCTCGCCTCTACACCGTCAATCGCCAGCGATCGTTATTTATTCTTTCACTCTCTGGCTAGCATCACTGAAAATCGCGTTGCGTTAAATGTGTTAGACAATCAGACAGCATGGAACCAAAATCCCGATCATAGTCCCAGATCATTTGTG aaacttgGATCGAGAGTTTCTCAAAGTGCTGCCCAAGCGATGGATAAAAATGGGAACCTATTTTTCGGGCTGATGGATCCAATAGGGGTGGCGTGCTGGGATTCGAGCAAACCATACACGAGAAACAATATGAGATTGGTCACGCAGAACGATGAGAAACTGCAATTTGCCAGTGGAATGAAGGTGGTGCTTAACCGAAAAAACAAAGAGGAATTGTGGGTTCTAACGTGCAGCTTACAG CGAGTGATGACCGGCAGTATTAGTTCGAAAGTAGTCAATTTCCGCGTGCAAGCAATTCAAATTGACGAATTGTTAAGTGGATCGGAGTGCACTCGAGCTGGCATAGAAATGGGATCTTCGATTTCATTTCCAGTTTATTGA